One genomic window of Hyperolius riggenbachi isolate aHypRig1 chromosome 7, aHypRig1.pri, whole genome shotgun sequence includes the following:
- the LOC137524951 gene encoding uncharacterized protein, producing MANKLRQIDVNPNPEGQIPGFLGRLDRREILVARRQTTEFNAKGAKFQIPSKSIPEGDSIIVGPNDINNSGDSLVTVSFPSPSGMVPHCLGQVQGESRSISGTPTLCDLVSPMVGGGRKPQPGLPLEPHSRQENLYGRQSMGLGSSLGTFTSSGTMVPRNSRKIFEFQGAPSSKNVTARVSPSHTRLSCEHIVRQYCNSVLHSKAGRDEIKSPKRPGAPDSSDSGEKLQINLGGAYKRLAKYFSRSSKQTFRSKGRMVPQQGSIQSVDSSLGATGSRSVCITTKCESQNFLFPTSFIQPVTPGCSSDTMAEGTSICLSPLQLNSKGIKKDRTRIGFGNFCGPPLAKTGMVLKDSSTVSTGTVISTSQDGPFESGKTFAPEPPDVCPSGLALERESLRLRGFSERVISTLVDCRKLTTRKIYCKIYRVFASWKKKKGIKETTLPIILDFLQDGVDLGLAPSTLRVQIAALSFFLNFKLAKEQAVIDFLKAVSRSKPIPSKLVPPWDLSLVLNCLTVSPFEPLDSISLKWLTLKTAFLVAITSARRVGDIQALSIKDPYMTIFPDRIVFKTDPTYLPKVSSLFHRSQDVIIPSFCDPPTNQKEAKFNKLDVRRILLSYLETTKSFRRSNHLFVAFAGSRKGLQVSKNTIARWIREIITLAYTNSGQSIPQSVNAHSTRSLATSWAERSGASLEQICKAATWSSHQTFVRHYRVDLLSSQDLSFGRKVLQNVIPP from the coding sequence ATGGCTAATAAACTACGACAAATCGATGTTAATCCCAACCCAGAAGGTCAAATTCCTGGGTTTCTGGGTAGACTCGATAGAAGAGAAATTTTGGTTGCCAGAAGACAAACAACTGAATTTAATGCTAAGGGTGCAAAATTTCAGATCCCAAGTAAGAGTATCCCTGAGGGAGACTCTATCATTGTTGGGCCTAATGACATCAACAATTCCGGGGATAGTCTGGTCACAGTTTCATTCCCGAGTCCTTCAGGAATGGTTCCTCACTGTCTGGGACAAGTCCAAGGAGAGTCTAGATCAATTTCGGGTACTCCCACCCTCTGTGATCTCGTCTCTCCTATGGTGGGAGGAGGTAGGAAACCTCAACCAGGGCTGCCTCTGGAACCCCACAGTCGTCAAGAGAATCTATACGGACGCCAGTCTATGGGGCTGGGGAGCTCACTTGGAACATTTACAAGCTCAGGGACAATGGTCCCCAGAAATTCGAGGAAGATCTTCGAATTTCAGGGAGCtcctagcagtaaaaatgtcactgctAGAGTTTCTCCCAGCCATACAAGACTGTCATGTGAACATATTGTCCGACAATATTGTAACAGTGTCCTACATTCGAAAGCAGGGCGGGACGAGATCAAAAGTCCTAAGAGACCTGGCGCTCCAGATTCTTCAGATAGCGGAGAAAAATTGCAAATCAATCTCGGCGGTGCATATAAAAGGCTCGCTAAATATTTTAGCAGATCATCTAAGCAGACATTCAGGAGTAAAGGCAGAATGGTCCCTCAACAAGGAagtattcaatcagttgatagctCATTGGGGGCAACCGGTAGTAGATCTGTTTGCATCACCACAAAATGCGAAAGTCAAAACTTTCTTTTCCCTACATCCTTCATCCAACCTGTCACACCTGGATGCTCTAGCGATACCATGGCCGAAGGGACTTCTATATGCCTTTCCCCCCTTCAACTTAATAGCAAGGGTATTAAAAAAGATAGAACAAGAATCGGCTTTGGTAATTTTTGTGGCCCCCCACTGGCCAAAACGGGCATGGTTCTCAAAGATTCTTCAACTGTCTCTACAGGGACCGTTATTTCTACCTCCCAGGACGGACCTTTTGAGTCAGGAAAAACTTTTGCACCCGAACCCCCAGATGTTTGCCCTAGCGGCCTGGCTCTTGAGCGGGAATCCCTGAGGTTAAGAGGATTCTCGGAAAGAGTCATCTCTACTTTAGTCGATTGCCGTAAATTGACTACAAGAAAAATTTATTGTAAAATTTATAGAGTGTTTGCCTCTTGGAAGAAAAAGAAAGGCATAAAAGAAACAACTCTACCTATTATTTTAGATTTTTTGCAAGACGGTGTTGATTTAGGTCTTGCCCCCAGTACCCTTAGAGTCCAGATTGCGGCTCTGtccttttttcttaattttaaacTAGCCAAGGAACAGGCAGTGATTGATTTTTTGAAAGCAGTATCCAGATCGAAGCCGATCCCATCAAAGCTTGTGCCTCCCTGGGACCTGAGTTTAGTTCTAAATTGCTTAACTGTTTCTCCTTTTGAACCACTCGACTCAATTTCGTTAAAATGGCTAACTTTGAAAACTGCATTCTTGGTGGCTATAACGTCGGCACGTAGGGTAGGGGACATTCAAGCCCTCTCTATAAAAGACCCATATATGACTATATTTCCGGATAGGATAGTCTTCAAAACAGATCCCACTTATCTGCCTAAAGTGTCTTCTCTGTTTCACAGATCGCAAGATGTTATTATTCCTTCTTTCTGTGATCCACCTACTAATCAGAAAGAAGCAAAATTTAACAAATTAGATGTTAGGAGAATTCTTCTTTCCTACCTAGAAACTACAAAATCTTTTAGAAGGTCTAATCACctttttgtggcctttgcagggtCAAGGAAGGGGTTACAGGTTTCTAAGAATACTATTGCTAGATGGATTAGGGAAATTATTACTTTAGCCTATACCAATTCAGGACAATCCATCCCTCAGTCGGTAAATGCTCATTCCACTAGATCCCTCGCCACATCTTGGGCGGAAAGGTCAGGGGCTTCCTTAGAGCAAATATGTAAAGCAGCGACCTGGTCTAGTCATCAGACTTTCGTAAGGCACTATAGAGTCGATCTGTTGTCAAGTCAAGACTTGTCttttgggagaaaagtgctacaaaacgtcatccctccctaa